In a genomic window of Gloeocapsopsis dulcis:
- the prmC gene encoding peptide chain release factor N(5)-glutamine methyltransferase has protein sequence MSQQLLTSGLALWQWRSAAQQAALAANIPVTEVDWLLQEVAGLDRLSLRLESFKNLPQISLQLSLEELETLWQRRINEHLPVQYIAGVTPWRHFKLAVSPAVLIPRPETEYLIDLAVAAVQKKRHRQLELGHWADLGTGSGAIALGLAQALPKATIHAVDCSAAALAVARQNAQALDLARQIHFYQGSWWEPLDLKGQLSGMVSNPPYIPSQLVPQLQPEVALHEPWLALNGGDDGLDCIRHLIATSVDYLQSGGIWLIEMMAGQAEIVAALLQSQGSYCNVEIYPDLAGIERFAVAYRKDEG, from the coding sequence ATGAGTCAACAGTTGCTAACATCTGGTTTAGCACTTTGGCAATGGCGGAGTGCTGCTCAACAAGCAGCACTCGCTGCTAATATTCCTGTTACCGAAGTAGATTGGTTACTGCAAGAAGTTGCCGGATTAGATCGCCTTTCCTTACGCTTAGAATCGTTTAAAAACCTGCCACAAATCTCACTTCAATTATCCCTAGAGGAGCTAGAGACTTTATGGCAGCGCCGCATCAATGAACACTTACCAGTGCAATACATTGCAGGAGTGACGCCGTGGCGACATTTTAAGTTGGCGGTTTCTCCTGCTGTGTTAATTCCCCGCCCTGAAACCGAGTACCTCATTGATTTAGCTGTTGCTGCAGTGCAAAAAAAACGTCATCGCCAGCTCGAATTGGGTCACTGGGCGGACTTGGGAACTGGGAGTGGTGCGATCGCCCTCGGACTTGCCCAAGCACTACCCAAGGCGACAATTCATGCAGTTGATTGCAGCGCAGCGGCGTTAGCAGTAGCACGCCAGAATGCCCAAGCACTTGATCTTGCCCGCCAAATTCATTTCTATCAAGGTTCCTGGTGGGAGCCTTTAGATCTTAAAGGTCAACTGAGTGGTATGGTTTCAAATCCACCCTACATTCCTAGCCAGCTTGTACCACAGCTACAACCCGAAGTCGCACTTCACGAACCCTGGTTAGCTTTAAATGGTGGTGATGACGGCTTGGACTGCATTCGCCATCTGATAGCAACATCTGTTGACTACCTACAATCTGGTGGTATCTGGTTAATTGAGATGATGGCAGGACAAGCTGAAATTGTTGCTGCACTCTTGCAAAGTCAAGGCAGCTACTGCAATGTTGAAATCTATCCTGATCTTGCAGGTATTGAACGCTTTGCTGTTGCCTACCGCAAAGATGAGGGGTGA